Proteins encoded by one window of Candidatus Obscuribacterales bacterium:
- the metG gene encoding methionine--tRNA ligase yields the protein MSKYYVTTAIDYVNAAPHIGHALEKIAADILARYYRLKGHDVFFLTGVDEHGSKVEKAAKAKGLEPQAFCDEMAAKFQDAWKQLNLSYNRFIRTTDEKHCSAVQELFQIMEKKGDIYKNTYKGLYCEGCEDFVRERDLDEDGNCPNHKQPPIMCLEENYFFKLTKYKDKLRKWLTDNPDVLIPDGRRKEVLNQLDDEEFGDFSVTRARSSLSWGIPVPGSPDQVIYVWIDALSNYLTGVGYGGNKEQFEKFWPADLHLIGKDITKFHAIYWPAMLMAADLPLPKRISVHGFLTVEGQKISKSLGNVIDPKQLVERFGADAVRFYLFAAAPFDKDGDFSHEDFLNKVNSELANNLGNLLNRTLTLVGRNCEGKVPDGQFENNLREESNEIHAVVEKHIKQCEFAKAIEAIFALVDQANKYMNDEKPWTLFKDGNAAQGKTVLYTVLDILRRTAIEIYPFTPTLAQNIWYQLGFDDKLDELKAEGAWDLIPAGQAVRNEGPIFKRLEEVTA from the coding sequence ATGTCCAAATACTATGTTACTACCGCTATTGATTATGTGAATGCCGCTCCGCACATTGGGCATGCCTTGGAGAAGATTGCTGCAGACATTCTTGCTCGTTACTATCGCTTGAAGGGTCATGATGTTTTCTTTCTTACAGGCGTCGATGAGCATGGTTCAAAAGTTGAGAAAGCAGCCAAGGCTAAGGGGTTAGAACCGCAAGCATTTTGTGATGAGATGGCCGCTAAGTTTCAAGACGCATGGAAGCAATTGAATCTTTCCTACAATCGCTTTATTCGCACGACTGACGAAAAGCATTGCAGCGCAGTGCAAGAACTTTTCCAGATTATGGAGAAGAAGGGTGACATTTACAAGAATACCTACAAGGGTCTTTATTGCGAAGGCTGCGAAGACTTTGTTCGCGAGCGTGATTTAGATGAAGACGGTAATTGTCCCAATCATAAACAGCCACCAATTATGTGTCTGGAAGAGAATTACTTCTTCAAGCTGACAAAGTACAAAGACAAGTTGCGCAAGTGGCTCACCGATAATCCGGATGTGTTAATTCCTGATGGCAGACGTAAGGAAGTGCTTAATCAGTTAGATGATGAGGAGTTTGGTGACTTCAGTGTTACTCGCGCAAGAAGCTCTCTGTCTTGGGGTATTCCAGTTCCTGGCTCGCCTGATCAAGTTATCTATGTTTGGATTGATGCGCTCTCAAATTATTTGACCGGTGTAGGCTACGGTGGCAACAAAGAGCAGTTTGAAAAATTCTGGCCGGCTGATTTACATTTGATAGGCAAAGACATCACCAAGTTCCATGCTATTTATTGGCCGGCAATGTTGATGGCAGCTGATTTGCCGTTGCCGAAGCGCATTTCTGTTCATGGTTTCTTAACGGTAGAAGGTCAGAAGATAAGCAAGAGTTTGGGTAATGTGATTGATCCCAAGCAATTAGTGGAGCGCTTTGGTGCAGACGCTGTGCGCTTTTATTTGTTCGCTGCGGCGCCGTTTGATAAGGACGGTGATTTTAGTCACGAAGACTTTTTGAACAAAGTCAACTCCGAATTGGCGAACAACTTAGGTAATTTGCTCAACAGAACTTTGACACTTGTTGGTCGTAACTGCGAAGGCAAAGTACCTGATGGTCAATTTGAGAACAATCTACGCGAAGAATCTAATGAGATTCATGCCGTTGTCGAAAAGCACATTAAGCAGTGCGAGTTTGCAAAAGCGATAGAAGCAATTTTTGCTTTAGTTGATCAAGCAAACAAATACATGAATGATGAAAAGCCTTGGACTCTGTTCAAAGATGGCAACGCTGCGCAAGGCAAGACAGTGCTGTACACAGTGCTGGATATTTTGCGCCGTACGGCCATTGAGATTTATCCATTCACGCCTACGCTTGCGCAAAATATCTGGTATCAGCTAGGCTTTGACGACAAGCTTGATGAATTGAAGGCTGAAGGTGCTTGGGATTTAATACCAGCCGGACAAGCTGTTCGCAATGAAGGACCAATATTCAAGCGCCTTGAAGAAGTGACCGCGTAA
- the coaBC gene encoding bifunctional phosphopantothenoylcysteine decarboxylase/phosphopantothenate--cysteine ligase CoaBC, whose product MRRSDGESLKELKPLNGKTIILGVSGGIAAYKSCDLASGLRQMGASVHVVMTSNAKEFVSPLTFQTLTRNTVHCEQFDSLGEWKPEHIELAQKADLLLVAPATANLIAKLATGICDDLLTTIVMASRAKVMLAPAMNPNMFEHPATQHNLNVLENRYRYEVIPPDIGEVACGDFGQGKMASLDVILTSIASTMLTGPMLSGRHILVTGGGTREAIDPVRFIGNRSSGKMGIAMADAAYARGADVTLVSTVGVERPYPVILVETAQDMQEAVESEFDSCDALVMTAAVADFRPLAFSAHKIKKTESDDLVLELTKNPDILDLLGRMKQNDQVIIGFAAESESLMVHAAEKLARKNLDAIVGNDITVPDIGFGSDDNAVVILTADGGKENLPRMPKRAIAEHLCDLLDELFHAKSTVAVSK is encoded by the coding sequence ATGAGAAGATCAGACGGTGAATCGTTGAAAGAGTTGAAGCCATTAAACGGTAAAACTATCATTCTGGGCGTTTCGGGCGGGATCGCAGCATATAAATCATGTGACCTGGCATCCGGGCTAAGACAGATGGGCGCCAGCGTTCACGTCGTTATGACTAGCAACGCCAAGGAGTTTGTCAGCCCCCTAACATTTCAGACTTTGACCAGAAATACTGTCCATTGCGAACAATTTGACTCGCTTGGCGAATGGAAGCCGGAACACATAGAATTGGCTCAGAAAGCTGATTTGCTGCTCGTGGCTCCTGCTACGGCCAATCTCATCGCCAAATTGGCGACAGGTATTTGCGACGATCTTTTGACGACTATTGTCATGGCAAGCAGAGCCAAAGTAATGCTGGCTCCAGCCATGAATCCTAATATGTTTGAGCACCCGGCAACTCAACACAATTTGAATGTCCTCGAGAATCGCTATCGTTACGAAGTTATTCCACCTGACATTGGCGAAGTTGCCTGCGGTGATTTCGGTCAAGGAAAGATGGCCTCACTTGACGTCATCTTGACAAGCATCGCGTCAACTATGTTGACCGGACCGATGCTTAGCGGACGCCATATTTTGGTTACCGGTGGTGGCACACGCGAAGCAATTGACCCGGTTCGTTTTATTGGCAACCGCTCGTCAGGCAAGATGGGAATTGCCATGGCTGACGCTGCCTATGCCCGAGGAGCTGACGTCACTCTAGTTTCAACCGTAGGTGTTGAGCGCCCATATCCCGTGATACTCGTTGAGACGGCACAAGACATGCAAGAAGCAGTGGAGTCGGAATTCGACAGTTGCGATGCTCTTGTTATGACGGCTGCCGTCGCCGACTTCAGACCACTAGCTTTTTCCGCTCATAAAATAAAGAAGACTGAATCGGATGACTTGGTTTTAGAGCTGACAAAAAACCCTGATATTCTGGACTTGCTTGGTCGGATGAAACAAAACGACCAAGTGATAATAGGTTTTGCCGCAGAGTCGGAAAGCCTTATGGTGCACGCAGCAGAAAAGCTGGCGCGCAAGAATCTGGACGCAATTGTAGGCAATGACATTACAGTGCCTGATATTGGATTCGGCTCCGACGACAATGCAGTAGTAATTCTCACTGCTGATGGTGGCAAAGAAAATCTGCCCCGCATGCCAAAACGCGCCATTGCCGAGCACCTATGCGATTTGCTCGACGAACTCTTCCATGCAAAGAGTACAGTAGCTGTCAGCAAGTAA